DNA from Terriglobales bacterium:
CTGCGCGCCGGTGCTCATGTACATGCGCATCGTGGCGCAACAACCTCCGGCGTGGCAGATCGCCCTTTCGATCGCGTTGCTCGTGGCCACCATCTACGGCGCCATGGTGCTGTGCGCGCGCATCTACCGCGTCGGCATCCTGATGTACGGCAAGCGTCCCACTCTTCCCGAGATCGTCAAGTGGATGAAGTACGCGTAGGAAAACGCGTGGCACAGCCGCCCCCGGCTGTGCGAGGAGCGGCAAGGACTGTGTGGCACAGAGCCTGCCCTGAACGAAGTCGAAGGGTCCTCGGCTGTGCAATGTGGTGAAATAGACCTGTGACTCAGGCCTCCGCCGCGCTCGCCCCAGAAAAATCCGAAGAGCGCGCTCCCTTTACCCTGTGGCAGCGCATCGTTCTGACGCTCGCCACCTGGGCGGGGATGCTGCTCATCCGCGCCATCGCGCCCACGCTGCGCTACAGCGTCTCCATCGAGGAGGGCGGCCCGGAGTACGGCTACTTCGCCCCCGGAGTCTCCTGCTTCTGGCACCAGTGCGTGATTCCCGCGACTTGGTGGTACCGCGGGCGCGACATCGCGGTGATGACCAGCCGCAGCTTCGACGGCGAGTACATCGCCCGCACCATCGAGCACCTGGGCTACCGCGCGGTGCGGGGTTCGAGCTCCCGCGGCGGGGCGCGCGCGCTGCTCGAGATGCACAACCACATCGAGCACGGGCGCATGGTGACCTTCACCATCGATGGCCCGCGCGGCCCGCGCTACGTCGCCAAGCCCGGCCCGGTGCTGCTGGCCCGCAACACCGGCGTCCCGCTCTGCGGCTTCCACGTCGCGCTCGAAGACCCCTGGGTGCTGCCCTCGTGGGACGCCTTCATGATCCCTAAGCCGTTCTCGCGCGCCTTGTTGCGCATCGGAAAGCTGATCCGCGTGCCCGCGGACGCCGACGCCGCCGCGCTCGACCGCTACCACGCCGAACTTCAGGCCACTCTCGACCGCGTCCGGAAGTTCGCTGAGGAAAATCTGCCGCATATCCGTTGACACTCGGCCCGCCCGCGGTTACAGTCTGCTGACCGGGTATCGGCCCGGCTGATCTTTTCCATTCTGCGTTCGCGCGTCCTCGTCAGGCGATGAGGACTGGGAAGCGGGTGAGAATCCCGCGCTGCCGCGCAACTGTAAGCGAGTCCGGAGGCACGGACACTGTCCCGCCCAGCGGGATGGGAAGTCCGGCCTCGTAGTAGGGAACGAAAGTTTCCAACTCGCTGAGCCAGGAGACCGGCGCGATCGCTCTGTTTGAATCCCTTTCGCGTGCAAAGGAGGAACCATGCGGTCTCTGCGCTTCGTTCTTGCTTGTTTTGCCCTTCTGGCCGCCGCTCACGCGGCCGAACTCAAAGTCAACGTCACTGATCCTCACGCCGCCTCCGTCCCCGGCGCGCGCGTGGCGCTCTATCGCGCGGGGAACACCGCCGCCGGCGCTATTGCCGTCGCCATTCAGTCCACCACCGCCGACGGCAGTGCCA
Protein-coding regions in this window:
- a CDS encoding lysophospholipid acyltransferase family protein, with amino-acid sequence MTQASAALAPEKSEERAPFTLWQRIVLTLATWAGMLLIRAIAPTLRYSVSIEEGGPEYGYFAPGVSCFWHQCVIPATWWYRGRDIAVMTSRSFDGEYIARTIEHLGYRAVRGSSSRGGARALLEMHNHIEHGRMVTFTIDGPRGPRYVAKPGPVLLARNTGVPLCGFHVALEDPWVLPSWDAFMIPKPFSRALLRIGKLIRVPADADAAALDRYHAELQATLDRVRKFAEENLPHIR